The sequence GCGGACGTGGAGCGGATCCGCGCCCAGGAGCGCTCCCTCGCGGAGCCCGAGGCGGCCGCCCCTGTCGCCGCGGCGGCGCCCGTCGCCCGTGCGCCGGCCGCCGCGCTCCAGACGCCCTGGGACGACGAGCCCACTCGTGCGGTGCCGCTGAAGCCGGCGGGCTCGCCCTGGTTCGTCATGGTGCGCAACAAGCAGGAGGGGCCGCTGGACGAGGGCGCCCTCCGGGAGCTGGTGGCCACCGGTACCGTCAGCGGCCGGAGCTTCTTCTGGCAGCAGGGCATGGCGGACTGGAAGCGCGGCTCGGACATCGCCGAGCTGGCCGGCCTCTTCGCGGCGCCGCCCGCGCCCGAGCCGCCCCCGCCGCCTCCTCCTCCCGTGGAGGAGCCGGCCCCGGCCCCCGCGCCGTCGCGCGCCCAGCGCGGGGCCCCGGCGCGCCGCGAGCCGGAGCCCCAGGCCTTCATGCCGGAGCCCGAGCCGCAGCCGGCTCAGGATGACCAGCAGCCCGAGTGGGACCCGGACCAGGACGCGCCGGAGCGGACCTACTTCGGAGAGCCTGATCCCCGCTCCGAGCCCGAGCCGCGGCCCCAGCAGGGCCGGCGAGGCCAGGCCGCTGCGCCCGCCGCCAGCGCCGCACCGCTCAACGACGACCTGTTCTCCGACCTGGACCTGCCGGGCAACCGGGGCGCCGGTGACGACGACGGCCAGGAGCAGCACGAGGACCCGCTCGCCGCGCTCGGCGGTGGGGACCCGGAAGAGCGCCAGCCGGTGGAGGACACCCGCCACTTCGCGGCGAAGTCCGGCGTGACGCGGCGCAACCCCGCATGGAAGTACGCCGTCGCGGTGCTGCTGCTGCTCATCGTCCCGCTCGGCGGCGCGTACGTGCTGTCGGAGACGCTGGGCGTGGTGCCCCTGCGCGTGAAGACGGTGGACGCCGAGGGCCACCCGGTGGAGCAGCCCATCTTCTCCACGCGCGGCGTGGGCGCGCTGCGCGACAAGCTGCTGGGACGCGAGCCGCCTCCGGCCCCGGCGCCCGCGCCGAAGCCCGCGGCTCCGCCCTCCGAGAAGCGCCCGGCCGCGCAGCCGGAGTCCGCTCCGGCTCCCACGGGCCAGGCGCCCGCGGGCGGTGGGACGCAGACGGGCGCCACGCCGCCTCCGTCCGCCGAGAAGCTCCAGGCCGTCTACGCGGACTCGGGGAAGAAGGACGTGGGCCCCGACGTGCGCAAGGACGCGGAGGTCGCCGCCACGGACTCGGACGACGTGGGTGGGCCCTCGGACGAGGAGGTGGAGCGCGTGGTGGACAAGGCGCAGGACGCCTTCAAGGCCTGCGTGGAGAACGAGCTGCGCAAGAATCCGTCCTTCCGCGTGGGCAAGGTGACGCTGACGGCCACGGTGGGCAGCTCCGGCAAGGTGAAGGCCGCGACGCTCGACAAGAAGGACTTGAACCGCTCCCCCGTGGGCACCTGCATCAAGGACCGTGCGAAGAACATGGTGTTCTCCGCCTTCTCGGGTGACGACGTGGACCTCGAGATTCCGCTCGTCCTCTCCGGGACGTTGTAGTCGCTCCGGACGTGAGCGCCGGGGAGTCAGACGTGGCGCGGGCAGCGACGGGCCGCCTGCCGCGCGCGGTGGTGCTGCTGGGCGTGGTGTCGCTGCTCACCGACGTGAGCAGCGAGATGATTTTTCCCCTCCTGCCCGTGTTCCTCGCGGCGCGCTTCCCGGCGGCGCCGCTGCTGCTGGGCGCCATGGAGGGGCTGTCGGATTTGGTGTCCGCGCTGCTCAAGTACCGCTCCGGCCTGTGGTCGGACCAGGCGCGCCGGCTCAAGCCGCTGGTGCTGGTGGGCTACGGCGTGTCGTCGCTGGCGCGGCCGTTGATGGCCTTCGTCACCCTCGCCTGGCATCCGCTCGTCATCCGCGCGTTGGACCGGGTGGGCAAGGGCGTGCGCAGCAGTCCGCGTGACGCCATCATCGCGCACTCGGTACCGGAGGGCGCGCGAGGGCGGGCCTTCGGCTTCCACCGGGGCATGGACCACGCGGGGGCGGCGGCGGGCTCGTTGGTGGCCATGGGACTGGTGGCGGTGGGACTGCGCGCGGAGCAGGTGTTCCTAGCGGCGGCGGTGCCGGGCTTCCTCGCGCTCCTGTGCCTCTTCGTGGTGAAGGAGCCCGAGCGCGCGCCGGAGACGGTGGGGCGGGGTACGGCGCTGGTGCCGGTGCCGCGCAGGCTCGGGTACTACCTGGTGCCGGTGGTGCTGTTCGGCGTGGCGAACTCCACGGATGCGTTCCTCCTGCTGAAGCTCACGGAGGAGGGCGCTCCGGCGGCGCTGCTGCCCATGGCGTGGTTGATGCTGCACGTGGTGAAGGCGGCCGTCTCGTACCCGGCGGGCTGGCTGGCGGACCGGCTGGGCTCGTCGCGTGTGGTGCTGGCGGGGTGGGGGCTGTACGCGCTCAGCTACGTGGCGCTGTCGCAGGTGCGCGGCATCCCCGGCACGCTGGCCGTCATGGCCTTCTACGGGCTGTACCACGCGCTGGCGGAAGGCGCGGAGAAGTCGCTGCTCACGTCACTGGTGCCGCCGGCCGCGCGTGGACGCGCCTTCGGGCTCTACAACGGGCTCACGGGTGGAGCCTCGCTGGCCGCGGGCCTGCTGTTCGGCGCGGTGTGGACGCGCTGGGGCAGCGCGCCGGCCTTCCTCTCCGCGGGACTGCTGGCGGCGGTGAGCGCGGTGCTGCTGGTGGTGCTGCTGCCCCGGGCCCGGCCCACGGCGGCTTGAGCCTACAGGTCGAAGTCGCCGGGCGGTGGCTTCTTCTTGCCGCGCTTCGCACGCTCACGGGCCTCGCGGACCTCGGCGCGCAGGGCCTCGGTGGCCTCGCGGTCCACGCTCAGCGTCTCCAAATCCAACACGTCCCCTTCGCGCACTCCTTCCGGTAGCGCGCTCAGCGGGCGCGTCTCCTGGCGGCCCTCCACGACGAGCACGGCGATGTCGCCTTCGATGCGGTCCAGCGTGGCGCGAGTCATGCGCGACAGCTCCTCTACGGATTGCAGTCCCGGGCCGGCCGGCGGTTGCGCGCGGCCTCCTCGCGGGTCTTGAAGACGACGAGGTTCGATTCCTTTATCTTCGCCGCGTTCCGGCACGACGGAAGGTGGAAGACGTCCGCCTTGCTGCTGCCGACGTACGGCCCCGCCGACATGGCGCGCGACTCCGTGCCCTTGCGAGGCGTCCGCGTCTCCGTGCGTGACGACGGCGGAACATTCGCGGACGGCAGGTCGTCGATGTCCACCACCTGTCCATACTGCGTCGGGTTCGTCGGGCTCCTAGGGCCCTGCGAGCCACGGCCCGTCGAGGCCTTCGTCACGTCCGACTTCGGAGCCTCCGCCTTCGCGGCCTCCGGCTTCGGAACCCCCGCCTTCGCCGCCTCCGCCTTCGGGACCTGGGCCACCGGCGGCGAAGCCGTGTCACCGAGGCCGGCGAAGGTGTAGCGCGTGTCGCCCGGCACGCCGTCGGGCAGGCGCTGCGGGGTGACGACGAGCTGCTTCCCATCGCTCACCACCTGCACCTCGCCCGCCACGTCGGTGCGGAACACCTGCACGCCCGCGGCCTCCAGCCGCTTCAACGTGGCCGAGGCCGGTCCGCCGCTCTGGCCGCTCACGGAGATGACCGCCGCGCCAGGATGGACGGCCTTCAGGAAGGCCTCCGTGGTGGGGCCGTCCGCGCCGTGCGCCGCCACCTTGAGCACCGTGGCCCGCATGGGCATGCCGCGCTCCAGCAGGTGCTCCTCCGTCTTCGCGTGCGCGTCCCCCTCGAAGAGCACCGCCGTGTCGCCGTACGTCAGGCGCAGCACGACGGAGTTGGCCTCCAGCGCGGCGTCGGGCACGTCGAGCAGCTTCTCGGCCGGGTGGCGGGGCCACAGCACGTTCAGGTCCACGCCCGGGCCCAGCGGCAGGCGCAGTGGCGCGTTGGGCGTGGACTGCGACGGCGCCGTGGAGACGAACTCCACCCCCATGCCGCCGAGCCGGGTGAGCAGTGCGTCGTACTCGGGAGGGGTGGCCTCGAGCTGCGGCTCCATCAACTGCTTCGCGCCCACGCGGCGCAGCACCGCCTCCACCGCGCCGTGGTGGTCCGGGTGAGGGTGGGTGAGGATGACCAGGTCCAGCCGCCCCGTGAGCAACTCAGGGAGCCGGTTGAGCAGGTGGTCCGTCGCGGTGATGGGCCCCGTGTCCACCAGCACCGTGTGCCCCTCCGGCGACACGATGAGCGCCGCGTCCCCCTGGCCCACGTTGAAGAAGTAGACGTGCAGCTTCCCGTCCGGCCCCGCGCCGAAGTAGCGGCGAGCCTCCGCGGGGCGGGGAACCGCTGTTGGTGACGGAGGCGCGGACGGGGGAGGCTCCTGGCAGGCCGCCGCGGCCACCAGTACTCCCAGCAGGCACAGCAGACGCGGGCTCATGGGTGGCAGTCCTCGGCGGGGCGGCGCTCGCGCAGGGCGGCGGCGCGGCTGGAATAGACGGTGCGCTCGGACTTGGAGCGCTTCAAGGTCGCGCAGTCCTCGCGGTGGAACACCTTGCTGCCCTTCAGGCTGACGTAGGAGCCCGCCTCGCTCCGCGAGGATACGGGCGCGGAGTCCATCGTGCTCCGCGTGCTGACGGTGGCGCCGCTGCGCGCGCCGGGCTCGGGCTCCTTGTCCTTCGAGCCGCCACGCGCGCGCTTCGTGCTGGGGAGGATGGGGCCCAGCGCCACGGGGCCGGGCTTCACCGTGCCCGCCACCGTCAGCGGCGCGGCGCGGCCCTTCTCGGAGCGCAACGTGACGGTGGTGCCGTCGCTCACCGCCACCACCTCGCCGTCCAGGTCCGTGCGGAAGACGCGGGCACCCGACGCGTCCAGGCGCTGCAGGGCCTCGGCGGTGGGGTGGCCGTAGTCGTTGCCGGCGCCGCAGGAGATGACGGCGGCCTGCGGCTTCACGGCGGCGAGGAACGCGGCCGTGGACGAGTGCTTCCCGCCGTGGTGCGCCACCTTGAGCACGGTGGCGGAGAAGTCGATGCGCTTCTGGAGGAGGGCGGCCTCCGTGTCCGGCTCGGAGTCTCCGGTGAAGAAGAAGGCCGTCTTCCCGTACGTCAGCTTGGTGACGATGGAATTGGAGTTCGGGTCCGAGCGCGTGTCGTCCAGGAAGGGCTCCTGTGGCACGCGCGGCCAGAGCACCGTGAGCGCCACGCCCTCGCCCAGGCCGATGGTGAGCAGCGTCTGCGGCGCCTGCGGGCTGGGCTCCGGGGTCATCACCTGGCCCACCGTGTCGCCCACCACGTCCAGCAGTTCCTTGTACGCGTCGCTCGGGTGGTCGAAGCCCGGGTCCATGTAGCGCTTCGCCCCCACCGTCTTCAGTGCCAGGGCCAGGCCGCCCAGGTGGTCCAGGTGCGGGTGGGTGAGAATGACCAGGTCCAGCGGCTCCTTCACCAGCGTGCGCAGCCGGCGGGCCAGGGACTCGCGGGCCTCGGGCGGGCCGCCGTCGATGAGCACCGTCTTGCCCGTGGGGGACACGATGAGCGCCGCGTCCCCCTGGCCCACGTCGAAGAAGTACACCGTGAGTGGCTTCACGGTGGGAGCGAGCGAAGGCGCGGCCCGGCCCGGGAGCGAGGCGAGCAGGACGAAGACGAGGGTGAGCAGCCGGGCGAGTGACGTCACGTAGCGGACTCTACCGCTCTGCTCCGTCCCTCGGCATCAGGCAGGACGGCGGATGCGTGCTACCCGTGCGAGCGCTTCCCGAGGGGCGGGAAGTGGGCTATGGGGCGCGACATGTCCGACTCCCAGGACGTCTTCGCGAAGTTCCTCGAGGAGCTCGCCGACCAGGCCCGCCGCCGCATGGATGCCTGGAAGGAGTCCTCGCCCACCGAGCCCGGCGCGCCCGCTCCGGACTCCATGCCGTCCACCGGCCGCGTGGACATGGAGTCCATCCGCTCCCCGGCGGACCTGGCGCCCTACATCGACCACACGCTGCTCAAGCCCGAGGCCCGCGCCGAGGACGTGGTGAAGCTGGCCGAGGAGGCTCGGAAGCACGGCTTCGCCACGGTGTGCGTCAACAGCACGCACGTGGCCACCGCCGCGCGCGTGCTGGAGGGCTCCAACACGGTGCCCATCGCCGTGGTGGGCTTCCCGCTCGGCGCGTCGCTCCCGTCCGCCAAGGCCTTCGAGGCGCGCGAGGCCATCCGCGCGGGGGCGCGGGAAATCGACATGGTGCTCAACGTGGGCGCGCTCAAGGCGCACGACTACGCGCGGGTGCACCGGGACATCGCCACCGTGGTGGAGGCCAGCCTCCCGCTGCCGGTGAAGGTGATTCTGGAGACGGCGCTGCTCACGGACGAGGAGAAGGTGCTCGCCTGCGCCCTGTCCAAGGCCGCCGGGGCCGCCTTCGTGAAGACGTCCACCGGCTTCGGCCCGGGTGGCGCCACCGCCGAGGACGTGGCGCTGATGCGCCGCGTGGTGGGCGAGGACGTGGGCGTGAAGGCGTCCGGCGGCATCCGCTCCGCCGAGGACGCGATGAAGATGCTGCGCGCGGGCGCCAACCGCCTGGGCGCGTCCGCGTCCGTGGCCATCGTCAGCGGGCAGACCTCCACCGGGAAGTACTGACACGGCGGTACGACGTGAACGCGAAACAGCGAGAGGAATTCAAGAAGCTGCTCCTGGCGCTCCACGCCGAGCTGACGGGGAAGACGCCCCAGCGAATCGAGCCCAACCGCACCGACGACGCGCGCATCGGCGGCGACGAGGACGAGCAGCCCCTCAACGAGATGATGCAGGCCATCGCCTCCAACCGGAACCGGAACATGGACGGCGTGCTGGCCCGCGTGGTGAAGGCGCTGGGCAAGCTGCGCGACGACCCGGACTCCTATGGCGAGTGCGAGGAGTGCGGCGACGAGCTGCCCCTGGGGCGGCTGCGCGCCATGCCGTACGCGGAGTTCTGCGTGACGTGCCAGTCCTCGAAGGACGGCCCCAAAGGCCCCGCCACCCGCAAGAAGCTCACCGACTACAGCTGATCGACCACCCCTGAACAGCAGGCGCGCGGGCCACGTGCTCCGTGCGCCCTTGACGGCTACACGAGGCCCAACGCGCATGGACACCACTGGACTGAAAGAGCGGGCCGAGGCCTGGCGGCAGGCGGACCCCGACTCCACCACCGCCGCGGAGCTGGCACAGCTCCTGGAAAAGGGCGACTGGACGGAGCTGGCGGACCGCTTCGCCGGTGACTTGGAGTTCGGCACCGCGGGCCTGCGCGGCGTGCTGGGCGCCGGCCCCAACCGCATGAACCGCGCCGTGGTGCGCCGGACGACGGCGGGCCTCGCGCGCTACCTCAAGGCCCACGTGCCGGACGTGGCCACGCGCGGAGTCGTCGTCGGACGCGACGCGCGCCGCCTGAGCGCGGAGCTGACCGAGGACACCGCCGCCGTGCTCGCCGCGGAGGGCATCCCCGCGCACGTCTTCCCGACGCCGGTGCCCACGCCGGTGACGGCCTTCGCCGCGCTGCACCTGAACGCCGCCGCGGCCATCATGGTGACGGCCAGCCACAACCCGCCCGAGTACAACGGCTACAAAGTCTATTGGGGCAACGGCGCCCAAATCATCCCCCCGCACGACACCGGCATCGCGGCGTCCATTGCCCGGGTAGAGGCCGCCAACCGCGTGCCGCTGCTGACGCCCGCGGACGCGCGCGCGAAGGGGCTCTGGAAGGACCTGGGCAACGAAGTAGGGGAGGCGTACCTGCGCGCCATCCTCGGGCTGCGCGTGCACCAGCGCGGCTCCCAGACGCTGTCCATCGCCTACACCGCCATGCACGGCGTGGGCGGCGTCTGGGCGGAGCGCGCCCTGCGCGAGGCGGGCTTCCCGCGCTTCACCGCCGTGGCCGAGCAGCAAGAGCCCGACGGCCGCTTCCCCACCGTGCGCTTCCCCAACCCGGAGGAGCCCGGCGCCATGGACCTGTCGCTCGCCACGGCCGAGCGCGTGCGCGCGGACCTGGTGCTGGCCAATGACCCGGACGCGGACCGGCTCGCCGTCATGGCGCGCGACGCGGACGGCCGCATGCGCATGCTCACCGGCAACGAGGTGGGCGTGCTGCTGGGCCACTACGTGCTCACCCAGGGCACCAAGCGCGCGCGGCCGTACGTCGTCACCACCATCGTCTCGTCCACGCAGTTGGGCGACATCGCCCGCGCGCTGGGCGCCGCGTTTGACGAAGTCCTCACCGGCTTCAAGTGGATTGCCAACCGCGCCCTGGAGCGCGAGCGCACCGAGGGCACGCAGTTCGTCTTCGGCTACGAGGAGGCGCTCGGCTACACCGTGGGCACGGTGACGCGCGACAAGGACGGCGTCGGCGCGGCGGTCGTCATGGCGGACCTCGCCGCGTGGTGCGAGTCGCGCGGCACCACCGTGCTCGGCTACCTGGAGGAAATCCAGCGCCGCCACGGCCTCTACGTGGGCGGCCAGCGCAACGTCACGCTGCCCGGCGCCGCGGGTGCGCAGACCATCCGCGCCATCATGGACGCCTTCCGCGCCTCGCCGCCCAAGCGCATCGGCAGCGCGCAGGTGAGCGCCGTGCGCGACTACAAGCAGGGCACGGGCGGGCTGCCCCCGTCCAACGTGCTCGCCTTCGAGCTGGAGGGCGGCGGCCGCGTCACCCTCCGCCCGTCCGGCACCGAGCCGAAAATCAAGTACTACTTCGAGCTCAAGGAGTCGCTCACCGCCGGAGAGCCGCTGGCCCGCGCCCGCGAGCGCGCGGAGGGGCGGCTGGCCCGGTTCATCGATGACTTCATCGCGCTCGCGCGTGAGCGCGGGCAACCCACCTGAGTCTTGAATCACACCTCACATTTCCGGCCGCGCCCCCGCGTGGCCGCCGCAGAAAGGCACCGTGTGAAGCGCCTCGTTCCCGGAGTCCTCCTCGCCTGCTTCCTGGCCCTTCCCGGCACCGCGCTGGCGCAGCGCGGCCAGGGCTGGTCCCTCCTCGCCGCCGACACGCTGGGGCGGGGCAACACCGCCTTCTCCGCGCAGATTGGCTGGCCCGGCCTCACGCTCGGCCTGCTTCACGGCGGCTCGGAGCGCTTCGACATCGGCGGCAAGTTCACCTTCAACTGGGGCCGCGAGGGCTGGGTCCGCTTCACGGACCCCGGCATCAAGCTCCAGGCGTGGATGCGGCTGCTCCTGGCGCAGAAGGGCAACATCTCCCTGGCGCTCACCTTCCAGCCGGGCCCGCTCTTCTACTTCCCCGAGGGGGACACGGACGTGGGCCTCGCGCTGCCCGTGGCCCTCGTGGTGGGCATCCCCGCCGGCAGCGCCGTGATGGTGAACCTGGGGCTGGACATGCCCTTCCACGTCTACTTCGGCGAGGGCATCGGTCCGGTGTTCCCCATCCTCGTGGGCGGCGGGCTGGAGTACTTCATCGACCGGAGCCTCGCCGTGAACTTCAACATCCGGATGGGCCCGTCGCTGATTCCGGACTTCGAGGCGACGGAGTTCACCCTGGAGGCGCTGGTGGGCGTGGGCTACCGCTTCTAGGCGGCAGCCCCGCCGTCCACCGCGGCTACCAGGAGGACGTCTGCTCGGGCAGCTCCACCGTGAAGGTGCTGCCCAGGTTGACGCGGCTCTGCACCGTGAGCCGGCCGCCCATGGCTTCCACCAGGGCGCGCCCCACGGTGAGGCCCAGGCCGGCGCCCTTCTCCGGCGCCTTCGTCGTGTAGTAGGGCTCGAAGACGGCGCTGATTTCGTCCTCGAAGATGCCGATGCCGGTGTCCTTGACGAACATCCGGGGGCCGAAGTCGCCGAAGATGTCCGGCAGCTCCACGCCCACGTGGATGCGGCGCGGGCGGTCCGTCACGTCCTCCACCGCATCCGCCGCGTTGGCCAGCAGCTCCACCAGCACCTGCTCCAGCTGGCGCCGGTTGAAGACCACCGCAATCGGGTCCTCCGTCAGCAGCACCTTCACCTCGGCCGAGCCGAGCCGGCCTGCGGCACGCATCCGCTCCACCACGCCGGGGACCAGATCACGCAAATCAAAGCGCTGGATGTCCTTGGGGCTGGTGGGGCCGAGCGACAGCAGGTGCTGGCCGTGCAGCCGCATCTGCTCGCCCGCCACGCCCAGCTTCTTGAGCTCCGCGGGGTCCGGCGGCAGGCCCTGCATGGCGCGGCTCTGCACGTGCGCCAGGGCGCGCTGCATGTCCTCGCCCACCCGGCCCAGGTTCTGCGCCACGTCCGCCGCCAGCGTGCCCAGGCGCGCCAGCCGCTCCATCTCCACCCAGCGGGTGCGCGGGTCCAACAGCGCTTCCGGGCGCAGGCCGCCCGCGTCGCGGTGGGCCTTCAGCTCCAGCAGCGTGTGGATGCGGACCTTCAGCTCCAGCGGGTCCAGCGGCTCGGTGATGAGCAGATCATCAACTCCCGCTTCCAGTACCTCGCGGCGCGTCTGCCGGTCCGCGCTGGGCGTCAGCATGAGCACGGGGAGGGACGGGTTCTCCAGCTCCGCCTGGAGGCGCCGGTAGGCCGCGAGGCCGTCCGTGCCGGGGCGCTGCACGTCCAGCAGCACCAGGTCCGCTGACTGCCGGGACGCTGTCGCCGCCGCCGCCTTCCCGCTGGCGGGGAGTACGTCATAGCCGGCCGGTGAGAGGATGGAGTACAGCCGCTCCATGCCGCCCGACTGCACGTCCACGGCCAGCACGCGGGGCCGGTACGCAGCAGCGCTTCCCGTCGTCTCCAGCATCACGCCACCCCCACCAGGTGACCGGGCAGCAACGCCCGGCGATTCCATGCAGACCCTACGGACCGCATACCGGACTGGATGCGACTTCCCCCCCGGAGCCTGCGTCCAGTCCGGTACGCGGTCCGAATCCAGGCAATGACCTATGCGAGGCGCGTGCCGGGACGGCGGAAGGGCTCCGATCGCCGCCTGACGAAAGGCGGGCGAAACTATCCCTGTAACGGCGCGGGGTTGGATTGTTGCCTCCAGGGCGGAACCCCCACCGGCGGTGTTGAGCGCGCGATGGATGGGGGTCACTCTTGACCAGGAATCACAAAAGACCCGGGTATGAAAATACCCCGACCCATGGGAGGGCTTACCGCGATTCCTGCTCGTACGGCACGCCGAGTGCGGCGGGGGCGTTGCCGCGCTGTCCCTGGAGGGTGAGGAGGGCAAGGGTGAGCACGTAGGGGAGGGCCTGCAACATGCCCTGCGGTACGACGTCCAGGAGGCCCGGCGCGCTGGAGGCGAGGCCGATTCGAAGCGCGTCGCCGAAGGTGAAGAAGAGTGCGGCGAGGAAGGCGCCCACGGGCGTCCAGCGGCCGAACACCATGGCCGCCAGGGCGATGAAGCCCAGGCCCGCGGGGGTGTGCTGCTCGAAGCGGCCCAGCACGCACGTGGACAGCACGGCGCCGCCCAGGCCCGCCATCAGCCCTCCGCCCAGCACCGCGCCCCAGCGCAGCCCGGCGACGCTCAGGCCCAGCGTGGCCACGGCGTGGGGCTTGTCGCCCACCGCGCGCAGGCGCAGGCCCAGCGGCGTGCGCGCCAGGAGGCCCTGGAGGACGAAGGGCAGCACCAGCGCGAGGTACGTGGGCGCGGAGTGTCCGGACAGCGCGCTCAGCACCGGCACGGACTGGAGGCCGGGGATGTTCCAGCGCGTGGCGCCTTCGATGGCCGGCGTGCCGTTGGGGCCGTAGAGGGACTCCAGGAGGAAGCTGCCGCCGGCCAGGGCCACGAGGTTGAGGGCGATGCCGGACACCACCTGGTCCGAGCGCCAGCGGATGCTGAGGAAGCCGTGCACCGCGGCCAGCGCCGCGCCCGCGAGCATGCCCACGGCGACGGCCAGGGGCAGCGGCATCTTCAGCGCCGCCACCGCCGCGCAGAAGGCGCCCACGCGCATCATCCCCTCCATGCCCACCGACACCACGCCGGCGCGCTCGGAGAGCACCGCGCCCAGCGCCGCGAAGACGAGCGCGGGCGCCGCGTCCAGCGTGGAGAAGAGCAGCGCGCGGAGAATCTCAAGCACGGGGCACCTGCGCGGTGGAGGCAGTGCTGGACGTGACGGCCGGCGCGGAGGACTCGCGGCGGCGCAGCAGGGCGAGCCACACCTGGCGGCCGGCGACGAAGAGCAGCGCGAGGCCCTGGATGAGCTCGGGGAAGGTGGGGTGCACGTGGAGCATCTGCATGCGCGTGCCGCCCGCGCGCAGCACGCCGAAGAAGAGCGCGGCCAGCATGGCGCCCAGCGGGTGGTTGTTGCCGATGAGGGCGATGGCGATGCCGTCGAAGCCGTAGGGCGCGCCCAGCGTGCCGGGGTAGCGCCCCTCGGTGCCCAGTACCAGCACCGCGCCCGCCAGTCCCGCCATGGCCCCGGCCAGCGCCATGGCCACGCCGGTGCGCCGGGCCACCGGGACGCCGGCGGTGCGCGCGGCCTCGGCGCCCAGGCCCACCGCGCGCGTCTCGAAGCCGGAGCGCGTACGCGACAGCCACAGCCACAGCGCCACCGCGAGCAGCAGCGCCAGCGGGAAGCCCAGGTTGAGGCGGGACAGGTCGCCCAGGAGCCGGGGCAGCACGGCGGTGGGCTGGATTTCGGCGGTGCCGGTGAT comes from Pyxidicoccus parkwaysis and encodes:
- a CDS encoding ABC transporter permease produces the protein MHERLRQALPSVLSVLLALAVCWALIAVTMAPGTATDAYLQMLWGGIGNWPGWLDGSAATTITRPLGEAAMKAALLTLTGLSVAVAFKVGLFNIGAQGQMILGALAAAIVGAHLSLPAVLHVPTALLAAALAGGAWAGLAALLKLYRGVHEVISTIMLNWVALRLVDNWLVIGPLRGVAEGGQSITGTAEIQPTAVLPRLLGDLSRLNLGFPLALLLAVALWLWLSRTRSGFETRAVGLGAEAARTAGVPVARRTGVAMALAGAMAGLAGAVLVLGTEGRYPGTLGAPYGFDGIAIALIGNNHPLGAMLAALFFGVLRAGGTRMQMLHVHPTFPELIQGLALLFVAGRQVWLALLRRRESSAPAVTSSTASTAQVPRA
- a CDS encoding sensor histidine kinase produces the protein MLETTGSAAAYRPRVLAVDVQSGGMERLYSILSPAGYDVLPASGKAAAATASRQSADLVLLDVQRPGTDGLAAYRRLQAELENPSLPVLMLTPSADRQTRREVLEAGVDDLLITEPLDPLELKVRIHTLLELKAHRDAGGLRPEALLDPRTRWVEMERLARLGTLAADVAQNLGRVGEDMQRALAHVQSRAMQGLPPDPAELKKLGVAGEQMRLHGQHLLSLGPTSPKDIQRFDLRDLVPGVVERMRAAGRLGSAEVKVLLTEDPIAVVFNRRQLEQVLVELLANAADAVEDVTDRPRRIHVGVELPDIFGDFGPRMFVKDTGIGIFEDEISAVFEPYYTTKAPEKGAGLGLTVGRALVEAMGGRLTVQSRVNLGSTFTVELPEQTSSW
- a CDS encoding ABC transporter permease; protein product: MLEILRALLFSTLDAAPALVFAALGAVLSERAGVVSVGMEGMMRVGAFCAAVAALKMPLPLAVAVGMLAGAALAAVHGFLSIRWRSDQVVSGIALNLVALAGGSFLLESLYGPNGTPAIEGATRWNIPGLQSVPVLSALSGHSAPTYLALVLPFVLQGLLARTPLGLRLRAVGDKPHAVATLGLSVAGLRWGAVLGGGLMAGLGGAVLSTCVLGRFEQHTPAGLGFIALAAMVFGRWTPVGAFLAALFFTFGDALRIGLASSAPGLLDVVPQGMLQALPYVLTLALLTLQGQRGNAPAALGVPYEQESR